In Elaeis guineensis isolate ETL-2024a chromosome 1, EG11, whole genome shotgun sequence, a genomic segment contains:
- the LOC105060291 gene encoding transcription initiation factor IIA subunit 2 — MATFELYRRSSIGMCLTETLDEMVSNGTLSPELAIQVLVQFDKSMTEALETQVKSKVSIKGHLHTYRFCDNVWTFILQDATFKNEESSETVGRVKIVACDSKLLTQ, encoded by the exons ATGGCAACATTTGAGTTATACCGGAGGTCCTCGATTGGCATGTGCTTGACGGAGACCCTAGATGAGATGGTTTCTAATGGGACATTAAGCCCAGAGCTTGCCATCCAAGTACTGGTGCAGTTTGATAAG TCAATGACAGAGGCCTTGGAGACCCAAGTGAAGAGCAAGGTTTCTATCAAG GGACACCTGCACACCTACAGGTTCTGTGACAATGTCTGGACCTTCATCTTACAGGATGCAACATTCAAGAATGAGGAATCTTCTGAAACTGTTGGGAGAGTGAAGATTGTAGCTTGCGACTCCAAGTTGCTTACCCAATGA
- the LOC105060292 gene encoding transcription factor bHLH49 isoform X1, translating into MEMNANDKFGMEKRSGVHLNHHISGVSADCQFGTPSMGAVPANPAIAMSQGVSMISSSSPSVPGVDFFGPGLWSHPANPQNLGFSNAQTNTGASSSIPIGKPVAVSSRGMFLQAIPGVLPPNLSHFPADSAFIERAARFSCFNGGNFSGMMNPFGPSESLTPHPTASRGVTGTQGHKSELNMTEVPRDITVPIDHGSSSGSPLKNQRDKGSYLVGGLSNVSREANFTEVDQEKSTELANAAGNSSSSDLGSKKRKRSNQDMELDQVQRGTQLSMENTKDNAETEQNLEQNSSRPNGKQAKDSTEGSKEDYIHVRARRGQATNSHSLAERVRREKISERMKYLQDLVPGCSKVTGKAVMLDEIINYVQSLQRQVEFLSMKLATVNPRVDCNIEGLLSKDLFQFRGGSSSMIGFSPNMIHPQLHPSQQGLVQPGISGMGSPSDAVRRAMNAQLTVMSGFKEPTPQIPNVWDDELHNVMQLSYSTNPPLNTKELNGKPRDGFPI; encoded by the exons ATGGAAATGAATGCAAATGATAAATTTGGGATGGAGAAGAGGAGTGGGGTTCATTTGAACCACCATATTTCTGGTGTCTCTGCCGACTGCCAATTTGGCACACCATCAATGGGTGCTGTTCCAGCCAACCCTGCCATTGCCATGAGCCAAGGTGTTTCAATGATTTCCTCCTCATCTCCTTCAGTTCCTGGGGTGGACTTCTTTGGTCCTGGCCTCTGGAGCCACCCTGCCAATCCACAGAACTTGGGTTTTAGCAATGCTCAGACCAACACAGGTGCCTCCAGTAGCATACCAATTGGAAAACCAGTTGCAGTGTCTTCTAGAGGAATGTTCTTGCAAGCCATCCCTGGAGTTCTACCCCCAAACCTCTCTCATTTTCCTGCTGATTCTGCTTTCATTGAGAGGGCTGCGAGGTTTTCGTGCTTTAATGGTGGTAATTTTAGTGGCATGATGAACCCCTTTGGCCCATCTGAATCTTTGACTCCACACCCTACTGCTTCAAGAGGCGTCACTGGAACTCAGGGCCACAAGAGCGAATTAAACATGACTGAAGTCCCCAGGGATATCACTGTGCCAATTGATCATGGATCCAGTAGTGGAAGTCCATTGAAAAATCAAAGAGACAAGGGGAGCTACCTAGTTGGGGGCTTGAGCAATGTGTCCCGAGAGGCCAATTTTACCGAAGTTGATCAGGAAAAGTCTACTGAATTGGCCAACGCAGCTGGGAATTCTTCTTCCAGTGATCTTGGttcaaagaagagaaaaagatccAACCAG GATATGGAATTGGACCAAGTACAAAGAGGCACACAGTTATCAATGGAAAACACAAAAGATAATGCTGAAACCGAACAGAATCTTGAGCAGAACAGCTCAAGGCCTAATGGGAAGCAGGCCAAGGATAGCACAGAAGGTTCAAAGGAAGATTATATTCATGTGAGAGCGCGGCGTGGCCAGGCAACTAATAGCCATAGTCTTGCAGAAAGAGTAAG AAGGGAAAAAATAAGTGAAAGGATGAAGTATCTTCAAGACCTTGTGCCTGGTTGCAGTAAA GTTACAGGAAAGGCGGTCATGCTGGATGAGATCATAAACTATGTTCAATCATTACAACGGCAAGTTGAG TTTCTATCTATGAAACTTGCAACTGTGAATCCACGAGTGGACTGCAACATAGAAGGGCTTCTTTCAAAAGAT CTTTTTCAATTCCGTGGTGGTTCTTCGTCTATGATTGGTTTCTCGCCTAACATGATTCATCCTCAGTTGCATCCATCTCAACAGGGTTTGGTTCAACCTGGGATCTCTGGCATGGGAAGCCCTTCAGATGCAGTTAGGAGAGCAATGAATGCTCAATTGACTGTCATGAGTGGATTCAAAGAGCCTACACCTCAG ATACCAAATGTGTGGGATGACGAGCTCCACAATGTCATGCAATTGAGTTATAGTACTAATCCTCCTCTCAACACAAAAGAGTTAAACGGTAAACCTCGTGATGGCTTCCCCATATGA
- the LOC105060292 gene encoding transcription factor bHLH49 isoform X2 — translation MEMNANDKFGMEKRSGVHLNHHISGVSADCQFGTPSMGAVPANPAIAMSQGVSMISSSSPSVPGVDFFGPGLWSHPANPQNLGFSNAQTNTGASSSIPIGKPVAVSSRGMFLQAIPGVLPPNLSHFPADSAFIERAARFSCFNGGNFSGMMNPFGPSESLTPHPTASRGVTGTQGHKSELNMTEVPRDITVPIDHGSSSGSPLKNQRDKGSYLVGGLSNVSREANFTEVDQEKSTELANAAGNSSSSDLGSKKRKRSNQDMELDQVQRGTQLSMENTKDNAETEQNLEQNSSRPNGKQAKDSTEGSKEDYIHVRARRGQATNSHSLAERVRREKISERMKYLQDLVPGCSKVTGKAVMLDEIINYVQSLQRQVEFLSMKLATVNPRVDCNIEGLLSKDLFQFRGGSSSMIGFSPNMIHPQLHPSQQGLVQPGISGMGSPSDAVRRAMNAQLTVMSGFKEPTPQAFSRPTWLVCQLIH, via the exons ATGGAAATGAATGCAAATGATAAATTTGGGATGGAGAAGAGGAGTGGGGTTCATTTGAACCACCATATTTCTGGTGTCTCTGCCGACTGCCAATTTGGCACACCATCAATGGGTGCTGTTCCAGCCAACCCTGCCATTGCCATGAGCCAAGGTGTTTCAATGATTTCCTCCTCATCTCCTTCAGTTCCTGGGGTGGACTTCTTTGGTCCTGGCCTCTGGAGCCACCCTGCCAATCCACAGAACTTGGGTTTTAGCAATGCTCAGACCAACACAGGTGCCTCCAGTAGCATACCAATTGGAAAACCAGTTGCAGTGTCTTCTAGAGGAATGTTCTTGCAAGCCATCCCTGGAGTTCTACCCCCAAACCTCTCTCATTTTCCTGCTGATTCTGCTTTCATTGAGAGGGCTGCGAGGTTTTCGTGCTTTAATGGTGGTAATTTTAGTGGCATGATGAACCCCTTTGGCCCATCTGAATCTTTGACTCCACACCCTACTGCTTCAAGAGGCGTCACTGGAACTCAGGGCCACAAGAGCGAATTAAACATGACTGAAGTCCCCAGGGATATCACTGTGCCAATTGATCATGGATCCAGTAGTGGAAGTCCATTGAAAAATCAAAGAGACAAGGGGAGCTACCTAGTTGGGGGCTTGAGCAATGTGTCCCGAGAGGCCAATTTTACCGAAGTTGATCAGGAAAAGTCTACTGAATTGGCCAACGCAGCTGGGAATTCTTCTTCCAGTGATCTTGGttcaaagaagagaaaaagatccAACCAG GATATGGAATTGGACCAAGTACAAAGAGGCACACAGTTATCAATGGAAAACACAAAAGATAATGCTGAAACCGAACAGAATCTTGAGCAGAACAGCTCAAGGCCTAATGGGAAGCAGGCCAAGGATAGCACAGAAGGTTCAAAGGAAGATTATATTCATGTGAGAGCGCGGCGTGGCCAGGCAACTAATAGCCATAGTCTTGCAGAAAGAGTAAG AAGGGAAAAAATAAGTGAAAGGATGAAGTATCTTCAAGACCTTGTGCCTGGTTGCAGTAAA GTTACAGGAAAGGCGGTCATGCTGGATGAGATCATAAACTATGTTCAATCATTACAACGGCAAGTTGAG TTTCTATCTATGAAACTTGCAACTGTGAATCCACGAGTGGACTGCAACATAGAAGGGCTTCTTTCAAAAGAT CTTTTTCAATTCCGTGGTGGTTCTTCGTCTATGATTGGTTTCTCGCCTAACATGATTCATCCTCAGTTGCATCCATCTCAACAGGGTTTGGTTCAACCTGGGATCTCTGGCATGGGAAGCCCTTCAGATGCAGTTAGGAGAGCAATGAATGCTCAATTGACTGTCATGAGTGGATTCAAAGAGCCTACACCTCAG GCATTCAGCAGGCCTACTTGGTTGGTTTGCCAGCTTATCCATTAG
- the LOC105060292 gene encoding transcription factor bHLH49 isoform X3 has product MEMNANDKFGMEKRSGVHLNHHISGVSADCQFGTPSMGAVPANPAIAMSQGVSMISSSSPSVPGVDFFGPGLWSHPANPQNLGFSNAQTNTGASSSIPIGKPVAVSSRGMFLQAIPGVLPPNLSHFPADSAFIERAARFSCFNGGNFSGMMNPFGPSESLTPHPTASRGVTGTQGHKSELNMTEVPRDITVPIDHGSSSGSPLKNQRDKGSYLVGGLSNVSREANFTEVDQEKSTELANAAGNSSSSDLGSKKRKRSNQDMELDQVQRGTQLSMENTKDNAETEQNLEQNSSRPNGKQAKDSTEGSKEDYIHVRARRGQATNSHSLAERVRREKISERMKYLQDLVPGCSKVTGKAVMLDEIINYVQSLQRQVEFLSMKLATVNPRVDCNIEGLLSKDIPNVWDDELHNVMQLSYSTNPPLNTKELNGKPRDGFPI; this is encoded by the exons ATGGAAATGAATGCAAATGATAAATTTGGGATGGAGAAGAGGAGTGGGGTTCATTTGAACCACCATATTTCTGGTGTCTCTGCCGACTGCCAATTTGGCACACCATCAATGGGTGCTGTTCCAGCCAACCCTGCCATTGCCATGAGCCAAGGTGTTTCAATGATTTCCTCCTCATCTCCTTCAGTTCCTGGGGTGGACTTCTTTGGTCCTGGCCTCTGGAGCCACCCTGCCAATCCACAGAACTTGGGTTTTAGCAATGCTCAGACCAACACAGGTGCCTCCAGTAGCATACCAATTGGAAAACCAGTTGCAGTGTCTTCTAGAGGAATGTTCTTGCAAGCCATCCCTGGAGTTCTACCCCCAAACCTCTCTCATTTTCCTGCTGATTCTGCTTTCATTGAGAGGGCTGCGAGGTTTTCGTGCTTTAATGGTGGTAATTTTAGTGGCATGATGAACCCCTTTGGCCCATCTGAATCTTTGACTCCACACCCTACTGCTTCAAGAGGCGTCACTGGAACTCAGGGCCACAAGAGCGAATTAAACATGACTGAAGTCCCCAGGGATATCACTGTGCCAATTGATCATGGATCCAGTAGTGGAAGTCCATTGAAAAATCAAAGAGACAAGGGGAGCTACCTAGTTGGGGGCTTGAGCAATGTGTCCCGAGAGGCCAATTTTACCGAAGTTGATCAGGAAAAGTCTACTGAATTGGCCAACGCAGCTGGGAATTCTTCTTCCAGTGATCTTGGttcaaagaagagaaaaagatccAACCAG GATATGGAATTGGACCAAGTACAAAGAGGCACACAGTTATCAATGGAAAACACAAAAGATAATGCTGAAACCGAACAGAATCTTGAGCAGAACAGCTCAAGGCCTAATGGGAAGCAGGCCAAGGATAGCACAGAAGGTTCAAAGGAAGATTATATTCATGTGAGAGCGCGGCGTGGCCAGGCAACTAATAGCCATAGTCTTGCAGAAAGAGTAAG AAGGGAAAAAATAAGTGAAAGGATGAAGTATCTTCAAGACCTTGTGCCTGGTTGCAGTAAA GTTACAGGAAAGGCGGTCATGCTGGATGAGATCATAAACTATGTTCAATCATTACAACGGCAAGTTGAG TTTCTATCTATGAAACTTGCAACTGTGAATCCACGAGTGGACTGCAACATAGAAGGGCTTCTTTCAAAAGAT ATACCAAATGTGTGGGATGACGAGCTCCACAATGTCATGCAATTGAGTTATAGTACTAATCCTCCTCTCAACACAAAAGAGTTAAACGGTAAACCTCGTGATGGCTTCCCCATATGA
- the LOC105060293 gene encoding putative pentatricopeptide repeat-containing protein At1g68930, with translation MTRSTYHILSKARSGKVFSNRIKPTISRFHICPPHTCIKTLPFLNDLAGSTPFSAMPSSVSNHYASLLKLCSQPNKQSHLKKLHCLILKTINPIDTFLYNTLIASYSNAALPEHARRVFDQIPQPNLFSRNAVLSAYSKSGCLSEMEQMFDSMPERDCVSWNSLVSGFAGHGSPKKAVEAYRAMLREAQAAPNRITFSTMLIFSSARSSSDLGRQIHCQIIKYGFERYVFVGSPLVDMYSKVGLLGEARQVFEWMEEKNLVVYNTMITGLLRCGMVEDSKQLFREMSERDSISWTTMVTGLTQNGLELEALGFFRDMRAQDVGIDQYTFGSVLTACGGLSALEQGKQVHAYIIRTHYDNNVFVGSALVDMYSKCRSVRLAELVFRRMAFKNIVSWTAMLVGYGQNGCSEEAMQIFCEMQRNGIEPDDFTLGSVISSCANLASLEEGAQFHCQALVSGLISFITVSNAIVTLYGKCGSIEDSHRLFNEMQIRDQVSWTALVSGYAQFGKAKETIELFEKMLIEGVNPDGITFIGVLSACSRAGLVEKGYSYFNSMVEDHGITPIADHYTCMIDLLSRAGRLKETEDFIKQMPCHPDAIGWATLLSSCRVHGNMELGKWAAENLLELDPQSPASYVLLSNMYAARGKWDEVAQLRRGMKDRRVRKEPGCSWIKYKNKVYIFSADDQSHPYLERIYAELEKLHLKMVEEGYKPDMSSVLHDVGEAEKMNMLSHHSEKLAIAFGLIFIPRELPIRVVKNLRVCGDCHNATKFISKIVDREILVRDAVRFHKFSNGVCSCGDFW, from the coding sequence ATGACCAGGTCTACATACCATATCCTTTCAAAAGCAAGAAGTGGGAAAGTATTTTCTAACCGAATCAAACCCACCATATCAAGATTCCATATATGCCCCCCCCACACGTGCATCAAAACCCTCCCTTTCTTGAATGACCTCGCCGGTTCTACCCCCTTTTCGGCGATGCCCTCCTCTGTTTCGAACCACTACGCCTCCCTCCTAAAGCTCTGCTCCCAACCCAACAAGCAATCCCACCTTAAGAAGCTCCACTGCCTCATCCTCAAAACCATTAACCCCATCGACACCTTCCTCTATAACACCCTCATCGCCTCCTACTCGAATGCCGCCCTCCCTGAGCATGCACGCCGCGTGTTCGACCAAATCCCCCAACCAAACCTCTTCTCGAGGAATGCTGTCCTCTCGGCCTACTCCAAGTCCGGCTGCCTCTCTGAGATGGAGCAGATGTTCGACTCGATGCCGGAGAGGGACTGCGTCTCATGGAATTCCCTCGTATCGGGATTCGCGGGGCATGGCTCCCCAAAAAAAGCGGTCGAGGCCTATCGAGCTATGTTGAGAGAGGCACAAGCGGCACCGAACCGCATCACGTTTTCGACAATGCTGATTTTCTCATCGGCTAGGTCATCTTCGGACTTGGGTCGGCAAATCCATTGTCAAATCATAAAGTATGGATTTGAACGCTATGTATTCGTGGGTAGTCCTTTAGTTGACATGTATTCTAAAGTAGGGCTCCTTGGCGAAGCAAGACAGGTTTTTGAGTGGATGGAGGAGAAGAATTTGGTAGTTTACAACACCATGATCACAGGGTTGCTTCGGTGTGGCATGGTCGAGGACTCAAAGCAATTGTTCAGAGAGATGTCTGAAAGAGACTCCATTTCATGGACCACGATGGTCACCGGTCTAACCCAGAATGGGCTGGAGTTAGAAGCCCTTGGTTTTTTCAGAGACATGAGAGCACAGGATGTAGGTATTGATCAGTATACTTTTGGAAGTGTTCTGACTGCATGCGGTGGTCTTTCGGCTTTAGAACAGGGGAAGCAGGTTCATGCCTATATAATTAGGACACATTATGACAACAATGTCTTTGTAGGGAGTGCTCTTGTTGATATGTATTCAAAGTGCAGGAGCGTAAGGTTGGCAGAACTGGTTTTTAGGAGAATGGCATTCAAAAACATTGTGTCATGGACTGCAATGCTCGTGGGTTATGGCCAGAATGGATGTAGTGAGGAAGCCATGCAGATTTTCTGTGAAATGCAAAGGAATGGTATCGAGCCAGATGATTTTACCCTTGGTAGTGTGATCAGCTCTTGCGCCAATCTAGCGAGCTTGGAAGAGGGTGCGCAGTTTCACTGTCAAGCACTAGTCTCAGGGTTGATCTCATTTATTACTGTATCTAATGCAATTGTTACCTTATATGGAAAGTGTGGAAGCATTGAAGACTCGCACCGGCTGTTCAATGAGATGCAGATTAGGGACCAGGTCTCATGGACTGCATTAGTTTCAGGCTATGCCCAGTTTGGAAAGGCAAAAGAGACGATAGAATTGTTTGAAAAAATGTTGATTGAGGGAGTGAATCCTGATGGCATTACATTCATTGGTGTTTTATCTGCTTGTAGTCGAGCAGGGCTTGTGGAGAAAGGATATAGCTACTTCAATTCTATGGTTGAAGACCATGGAATAACTCCTATAGCTGATCATTACACTTGTATGATTGATCTACTTAGCAGAGCAGGAAGGTTAAAAGAGACCGAGGATTTTATTAAGCAGATGCCTTGTCACCCTGATGCAATTGGGTGGGCGACACTACTGAGCTCATGTAGGGTCCATGGGAACATGGAACTTGGGAAATGGGCAGCAGAAAATCTATTGGAACTTGACCCACAGAGCCCTGCAAGCTATGTATTGCTATCAAATATGTATGCAGCAAGAGGAAAATGGGATGAAGTTGCTCAGTTAAGGAGGGGAATGAAAGATAGAAGAGTGAGGAAGGAGCCTGGTTGCAGTTGGATCAAGTACAAGAACAAGGTGTATATTTTTTCAGCTGATGACCAGTCCCACCCCTACTTAGAGAGAATATACGCTGAGCTAGAGAAGCTTCATTTGAAGATGGTTGAGGAAGGATACAAACCTGATATGAGTTCTGTTTTGCATGATGTAGGGGAGGCTGAGAAGATGAATATGCTTAGCCATCATAGCGAGAAGCTCGCAATTGCTTTTGGTTTGATTTTTATACCTCGAGAATTGCCAATAAGAGTAGTTAAAAATCTCCGTGTTTGTGGAGATTGCCACAATGCAACCAAGTTCATTTCTAAGATAGTTGACCGTGAAATTCTTGTGAGAGATGCTGTTCGGTTCCACAAGTTCAGTAATGGAGTGTGCTCTTGTGGAGATTTCTGGtga